In one Pseudomonadota bacterium genomic region, the following are encoded:
- a CDS encoding DUF2333 family protein: MKNIWQWQEPDAQWNPRLIAAGVVLAVLLVIILILAFWWSREPNPFWVTSDVSGQRAPIGYSTTQTLIEVTEILLDKPGGYLSNDIAPPGIFLDNIPSWEFGVVVQVRDLARVLRNDYSRSQSQSLEDPDLALAEPVLNYDHNSWMLPSSERQYRKGIRYLKAYRDRLSDPENRNAQFYARADNLREWLVVVEKRLGSLSQRLSASVGQVRVNTDLAGERAAANTDILPDYVSVETPWLKIDNVFFEARGTTWALVHFLRAAQFDFEKVLKDKNAIVSLRQIIRELEGGLRPIKSPVILNGSGYGIFANHSLVLASYLSRANSAVINLRELLDQG, from the coding sequence ATGAAAAACATATGGCAATGGCAGGAGCCCGATGCGCAGTGGAATCCCCGGCTGATCGCCGCCGGTGTAGTGCTCGCGGTCTTGCTGGTCATTATTTTGATTCTCGCATTCTGGTGGTCACGCGAGCCAAACCCGTTCTGGGTGACTTCCGATGTATCCGGGCAACGCGCACCCATCGGTTATTCCACGACCCAAACACTGATCGAAGTGACCGAAATACTCCTCGATAAGCCTGGCGGGTACCTGAGCAACGACATTGCCCCGCCCGGGATATTTCTGGACAACATTCCAAGCTGGGAATTTGGGGTCGTGGTGCAGGTGCGAGATCTCGCCCGGGTATTGCGCAATGACTACAGCCGCTCGCAGTCCCAGTCGTTGGAAGATCCCGATCTGGCGCTCGCGGAACCGGTATTGAATTACGATCACAACTCATGGATGTTGCCATCGAGTGAGCGACAGTACCGCAAGGGAATCCGTTATCTCAAAGCTTATCGCGATCGACTCAGCGACCCGGAAAATCGCAATGCCCAATTTTACGCGCGGGCGGATAATTTACGGGAGTGGCTGGTGGTGGTTGAGAAAAGGTTGGGCAGTCTGTCGCAAAGACTCAGCGCCAGTGTCGGACAGGTCCGGGTAAACACCGATCTGGCCGGTGAAAGGGCCGCGGCAAACACCGATATTCTGCCGGACTACGTTTCGGTCGAAACGCCATGGCTGAAAATCGACAACGTATTTTTTGAGGCCAGAGGGACGACCTGGGCGCTGGTCCATTTTCTCAGGGCCGCACAGTTTGATTTCGAGAAAGTCCTCAAGGACAAGAACGCGATCGTGTCGCTGCGCCAGATCATCCGTGAACTCGAAGGCGGCCTGCGTCCCATCAAAAGCCCGGTGATTCTGAATGGCTCAGGCTATGGAATTTTTGCCAATCACTCACTGGTGCTCGCCTCGTACCTGTCGCGCGCCAACTCGGCGGTCATCAATCTCAGGGAATTGCTGGACCAGGGTTAA
- a CDS encoding M48 family metallopeptidase yields the protein MTKLKTPTIPPFDMGQSALLEPAEKVANFRIRRSSRARHLSIQVHPPGLVEIVVPRRMPVREVESFVRAHATWIRETCVGMNRRHLDPGTGPPSHIRLGVLDREWSVSYNPNPRARLRVAESDTGLEVFGANDDVGRRRALLNWLRRKARAFMVPAVGALALKTGLRPRAIQIRAQRSRWGSCSSNRTLSLNLCLLFQEPELVRYLLIHELCHLRHMNHSPRFWALVEQYSPGGRILDQRLNDGWTRIPGWLFAEL from the coding sequence TTGACTAAATTGAAAACTCCCACCATACCGCCGTTCGACATGGGCCAGTCAGCGTTGTTGGAGCCTGCGGAAAAGGTTGCGAACTTCAGAATCCGGCGGAGCAGCCGCGCCCGCCACTTGAGTATCCAGGTGCACCCGCCGGGGCTGGTCGAGATTGTCGTGCCCAGGCGCATGCCGGTACGGGAAGTGGAGTCATTTGTCAGAGCGCATGCGACCTGGATTCGGGAAACCTGTGTGGGAATGAACCGTCGTCACCTCGACCCGGGAACCGGGCCGCCGTCGCATATCAGGCTGGGCGTACTGGATCGGGAATGGTCGGTCAGCTACAACCCGAATCCGCGTGCCAGGCTGCGGGTGGCGGAATCAGACACCGGCCTTGAAGTATTTGGCGCCAATGACGATGTCGGCCGCCGGCGCGCATTGTTGAACTGGCTCAGACGAAAGGCGCGCGCGTTTATGGTACCGGCAGTTGGCGCGCTGGCATTGAAAACCGGTTTGCGCCCCCGCGCAATCCAGATTCGGGCGCAGCGTTCGCGCTGGGGTAGTTGCTCATCGAATAGAACACTCAGTTTGAATCTGTGCCTGCTGTTCCAGGAACCGGAACTGGTTCGCTACCTGCTGATCCATGAATTGTGCCACCTCAGGCACATGAACCACTCGCCGCGTTTTTGGGCACTCGTCGAACAATATTCCCCGGGGGGCAGGATACTCGACCAGCGCCTGAACGATGGCTGGACCCGCATCCCCGGCTGGCTGTTCGCAGAACTGTGA